A genomic region of Ensifer adhaerens contains the following coding sequences:
- a CDS encoding chloramphenicol phosphotransferase CPT family protein, producing the protein MIERAKIIFIHGASSSGKSTLARAVQAQIGEPFWHVSIDHLRDSGTVPMERFRRGDFRWKEHRARFFDGFHRSLVAYASAGNNLLLEHILEEPGWAVELAAMFEPFDVFFVGLHCELDELVRRETLRGDRPIGSAAEDFHRIHEGQRYDLQLRSDQPVEDNAAQLISAWASRRLPSVFAELARNARPVYPR; encoded by the coding sequence ATGATCGAGCGAGCCAAGATTATCTTCATCCACGGCGCCTCCAGCAGTGGGAAATCGACGCTGGCGCGTGCGGTCCAGGCGCAGATTGGCGAGCCGTTCTGGCATGTTTCGATCGACCATCTTCGCGATTCGGGAACGGTGCCGATGGAGCGGTTCCGCCGCGGCGACTTTCGCTGGAAAGAACACCGGGCCCGCTTCTTCGACGGGTTTCACCGCTCGCTGGTTGCCTATGCATCAGCCGGCAACAATCTCCTGCTGGAGCACATTCTCGAGGAGCCCGGCTGGGCCGTCGAACTGGCGGCGATGTTCGAACCCTTCGACGTCTTTTTCGTCGGCCTTCATTGCGAACTCGACGAACTCGTCCGAAGGGAAACGCTTCGCGGCGATCGGCCGATCGGCAGTGCCGCGGAGGACTTTCATCGGATCCATGAAGGACAGCGCTACGATCTCCAGCTTCGCTCGGATCAGCCCGTGGAAGACAACGCCGCGCAACTCATATCCGCCTGGGCTTCGCGCCGGTTGCCATCCGTTTTCGCGGAACTGGCCCGCAACGCGCGTCCGGTTTATCCTCGATAG
- a CDS encoding NAD(P)H-dependent oxidoreductase → MRILLVLAHPLEDSFAVNVAREARTALEANGHSVDLLDLYREDFDPRLTVAERGSYFTDAYDRSAAADWIARLQAADGLVLVFPQWWFNFPAILKGFFDRVFAPGVAFDNDPAGGRIIPRLHNIKVFWALTTTGSPWWVVHLYMGNPVKRLLKRGIAAFCAKGLNFRMLALHDMDRATDAKRKAHLDRVRRLIASI, encoded by the coding sequence ATGCGCATTCTGCTTGTGCTTGCTCACCCGCTCGAAGACAGTTTTGCCGTCAACGTCGCGCGTGAAGCGCGCACGGCCCTGGAGGCGAACGGCCATTCGGTCGATTTGCTCGATCTTTATCGCGAGGATTTCGATCCGCGTCTCACCGTGGCCGAGCGCGGCAGCTACTTCACCGACGCCTATGACCGCTCGGCAGCGGCCGACTGGATAGCGCGCCTGCAGGCGGCCGACGGGTTGGTGCTCGTGTTCCCACAATGGTGGTTCAATTTTCCGGCGATCCTCAAGGGCTTCTTCGATCGTGTCTTTGCGCCTGGTGTCGCCTTCGACAACGATCCGGCCGGCGGCCGCATCATTCCGCGGCTTCACAACATCAAGGTCTTCTGGGCGCTGACCACAACAGGCTCGCCCTGGTGGGTGGTGCATCTCTACATGGGCAATCCGGTGAAACGACTGTTGAAACGCGGCATCGCCGCTTTCTGTGCCAAGGGGCTGAACTTCCGCATGCTCGCGCTGCATGACATGGACAGGGCGACCGACGCCAAGCGCAAGGCACATCTCGACCGTGTGCGCCGGCTCATCGCGAGCATCTAG
- a CDS encoding MarR family winged helix-turn-helix transcriptional regulator codes for MDRVDRILAQWHRERPDLDVTAMGLLGRLSRLSTHIGREVEKTFAERGLSASSFDVLATLRRSGPPYRLSPGDLLDTTMVSSGTMTNRIDQLEKAGLVERIANPEDRRSVIIALTEEGLRRVDEAATAHVANQHRVVSELSSEERAALDGLLRKYLATFE; via the coding sequence ATGGATCGCGTCGACAGAATTTTGGCCCAATGGCACCGGGAACGGCCGGATCTTGACGTGACGGCCATGGGGCTGCTTGGCCGCCTCTCGCGGCTTTCGACCCATATCGGCCGGGAAGTCGAAAAAACCTTTGCCGAACGCGGCCTCTCCGCTTCGAGCTTCGACGTGCTCGCGACGCTGCGCCGCTCCGGGCCGCCCTATCGGCTTTCGCCCGGAGATCTGCTGGATACGACCATGGTCAGCTCGGGAACCATGACCAACCGCATCGACCAGTTGGAGAAGGCCGGACTCGTCGAGCGGATTGCCAACCCCGAGGACAGGCGCAGCGTCATCATTGCGCTCACGGAGGAAGGGCTGCGCCGGGTCGACGAGGCCGCGACCGCGCACGTGGCAAACCAGCACCGCGTCGTTTCCGAACTCTCGTCCGAGGAGCGCGCAGCGCTCGACGGCTTGCTTAGAAAATATTTGGCGACGTTCGAGTAG
- a CDS encoding EamA family transporter, producing the protein MSTNRTTDLALTALAPAIWGSTYLVTTRFLPSGYPLTVAMLRALPAGLLLLLIVRRLPEGIWWPRTFVLGALNFSFFWAMLFVSAYRLPGGVAATVGAVQPLIVILLSRVFLGSPIRLLSVVAGLAGIVGVALLVLTPGAALDPFGVLAGLAGAVSMAFGTVLSRHWAPPVPPLTFTAWQLAAGGLMLVPVALFFEPSLPPLTTANVLGLAYLGLIGAAFTYLLWFRGLSRLEPSAVSPLGFLSPVVAILLGWGVLGEQMTPVQALGILVVFISVWLSQRAQLLPKVRPARA; encoded by the coding sequence ATGAGTACGAACCGCACCACCGATCTCGCCTTGACCGCACTCGCCCCGGCCATATGGGGCAGCACCTACCTCGTCACCACGCGGTTCCTGCCCTCGGGTTATCCGCTGACCGTTGCGATGTTGCGGGCGCTTCCGGCAGGCCTCCTGCTCTTGCTGATCGTACGGCGCCTGCCTGAAGGTATCTGGTGGCCGCGCACGTTCGTGCTCGGCGCGCTCAACTTCTCCTTCTTCTGGGCCATGCTGTTCGTTTCGGCTTACCGGTTGCCGGGCGGCGTTGCGGCCACGGTGGGCGCCGTCCAGCCGCTGATCGTCATCCTTCTGTCGCGGGTGTTTCTGGGCTCGCCGATCCGCCTGCTCAGTGTCGTCGCCGGCCTCGCAGGTATCGTCGGCGTCGCCCTGCTGGTGCTCACACCTGGCGCTGCGCTCGATCCGTTCGGGGTACTGGCCGGTCTCGCCGGCGCCGTCTCCATGGCCTTCGGTACCGTTCTGAGTCGCCATTGGGCGCCGCCGGTGCCGCCGCTCACCTTCACCGCCTGGCAACTGGCCGCCGGTGGTCTGATGCTCGTGCCGGTGGCGTTGTTCTTCGAGCCGTCGCTGCCGCCACTGACCACGGCAAACGTCCTCGGGCTTGCCTATCTCGGCCTGATCGGCGCCGCCTTTACCTATCTGCTCTGGTTCCGCGGCCTTTCGCGCCTAGAACCGTCGGCCGTCTCGCCGCTCGGTTTCTTGAGCCCCGTCGTCGCCATCCTGCTCGGCTGGGGCGTGCTCGGCGAGCAAATGACCCCGGTCCAGGCGCTCGGCATCTTGGTGGTCTTCATCAGCGTCTGGCTCAGCCAGCGTGCGCAGTTGCTGCCGAAGGTGCGACCGGCCCGCGCTTGA
- a CDS encoding RNA polymerase sigma factor — protein MALKAGRFPTGGDRAWFCGIIRKLAAMQARSAARRLRREQQSGVPETEEGRSDDPLAFAATLSPGLRIVMLLAIAGHNRLEIRHLLGISDEALRQRILMLRRTWRAAGHVETNLELTGLRYPLETGRIRQALLPVTRDGRAAFASHDPDGHLFAINFSLRAPHKAATGGNKLA, from the coding sequence GTGGCGCTGAAGGCGGGGCGGTTCCCGACCGGCGGTGATCGGGCCTGGTTCTGCGGCATCATTCGCAAGCTCGCTGCCATGCAGGCGCGTAGCGCAGCCCGCCGCCTTCGCCGCGAGCAGCAATCGGGCGTGCCGGAAACGGAAGAGGGGCGTTCCGACGATCCGCTTGCTTTCGCCGCCACGCTCTCGCCCGGCCTCAGGATCGTGATGCTGCTCGCGATCGCCGGTCACAATCGCCTCGAAATCCGCCATCTCCTCGGCATTTCCGACGAAGCGCTGCGCCAGCGCATCCTGATGCTGCGTCGTACCTGGCGTGCCGCCGGTCATGTCGAGACCAATCTGGAACTGACGGGACTGCGCTATCCGCTGGAAACCGGCCGTATCCGCCAGGCGCTGCTGCCGGTGACGCGCGACGGCCGGGCAGCCTTCGCCAGCCACGATCCGGATGGCCATCTCTTCGCGATCAATTTTTCTTTGCGCGCGCCTCACAAAGCGGCAACCGGCGGCAACAAGCTGGCGTAA
- a CDS encoding VOC family protein — protein MLSKPRIGAICYFISDLGRTEAFYRDVLGLKVQRVEDDEAGTWLMAKIENEVELIFFVVESKPGNTPIVVFDLAEGGIDDVVAGLAEKGTTIVTPVSHAPGGWSAEFADPDGHVLSLYQSAEMPRLKRAANG, from the coding sequence ATGCTGTCGAAACCACGTATCGGGGCGATCTGCTACTTCATCTCGGATCTCGGCCGAACGGAAGCCTTCTATCGAGATGTCCTTGGTCTCAAGGTCCAGCGCGTGGAGGACGACGAAGCCGGCACCTGGCTGATGGCGAAGATAGAAAACGAGGTCGAGCTGATCTTCTTCGTCGTCGAAAGCAAACCGGGCAACACGCCGATCGTCGTGTTCGATCTCGCCGAAGGCGGCATCGACGATGTGGTCGCCGGCCTCGCGGAAAAGGGAACCACCATCGTCACACCGGTGAGCCACGCGCCGGGTGGCTGGTCGGCGGAATTCGCCGATCCCGATGGCCATGTGCTGTCGCTCTACCAATCGGCGGAGATGCCGCGTCTGAAGCGGGCCGCCAACGGCTGA
- a CDS encoding aminopeptidase codes for MTYPANTPNPIDPVKLDKLAEVAIQVGLQLQRGQDLVMTAPVAAMPLVRLITKHAYKAGAGLVTTLYSDEDTTLARYAYAPDESFDRASDWLFKGMAEAFAGGAARLAISGDNPMMLSAQDPAKVARANKANSIAYKPALEKISNFDINWNIVSYPNPSWAKLVFPDDPEHVAVEKLANAIFAASRIDVADPVAAWKEHNANLARRSAWLNGERFAALHFTGPGTDLTVGLADRHLWCGGASEAKNGVTCNPNIPTEEVFTTPHALRVEGHVSSTKPLSHQGTLIDNIQVRFEGGRIVEAKASRGEEVLNKVLDTDEGARRLGEVALVPHSSPISASGVLFYNTLFDENASCHIALGQCYSGCFVDDTKLTPEQIRAQGGNSSLIHIDWMIGSGQVDIDGVRADGSRVPVMRKGEWA; via the coding sequence ATGACCTATCCCGCCAATACGCCCAATCCGATTGATCCGGTAAAACTCGACAAGCTCGCGGAAGTCGCGATCCAGGTCGGCCTGCAGCTTCAGCGCGGCCAGGACCTGGTGATGACCGCGCCGGTGGCGGCCATGCCGCTCGTCCGCCTCATCACCAAGCACGCATACAAGGCGGGTGCGGGACTGGTGACGACGCTCTATTCCGACGAGGACACGACGCTCGCGCGCTACGCCTACGCTCCCGACGAAAGCTTCGACCGGGCGAGCGATTGGCTGTTCAAGGGCATGGCCGAGGCCTTTGCCGGCGGCGCTGCACGGCTTGCGATCTCCGGCGACAACCCGATGATGCTGTCGGCGCAGGACCCGGCCAAGGTCGCGCGTGCCAACAAGGCGAACTCGATCGCCTACAAACCCGCGCTCGAAAAGATCTCGAACTTCGACATCAACTGGAACATCGTTTCCTACCCGAATCCGTCCTGGGCGAAGCTGGTCTTCCCTGATGATCCGGAACACGTGGCCGTCGAGAAGCTCGCCAACGCGATCTTCGCCGCCTCGCGCATCGACGTCGCCGATCCGGTCGCCGCCTGGAAGGAGCACAACGCCAACCTCGCCCGGCGCTCGGCCTGGCTGAACGGCGAGCGCTTTGCGGCGCTGCACTTCACCGGCCCGGGCACCGACCTGACTGTCGGGCTTGCCGATAGGCATCTGTGGTGCGGCGGTGCATCGGAAGCCAAGAACGGCGTGACCTGCAACCCGAACATCCCGACCGAAGAGGTCTTCACGACGCCGCATGCGCTGCGGGTCGAGGGCCACGTCTCCTCGACCAAGCCGCTGTCGCACCAGGGCACGCTGATCGACAACATCCAGGTGCGCTTCGAAGGCGGCCGGATCGTCGAGGCGAAGGCATCGCGCGGCGAGGAAGTGCTGAACAAGGTGCTCGATACCGACGAGGGCGCGCGCCGGCTCGGCGAAGTGGCGCTGGTGCCGCATTCCTCACCGATCTCGGCGAGCGGCGTTCTGTTCTACAACACGCTGTTCGACGAAAACGCCTCGTGCCACATCGCGCTCGGCCAGTGCTATTCCGGCTGCTTCGTCGACGACACCAAGCTGACGCCGGAACAGATCCGCGCCCAGGGCGGCAATTCCAGCCTGATCCACATCGACTGGATGATCGGTTCGGGCCAGGTCGACATCGACGGCGTGCGCGCCGACGGCAGCCGCGTGCCGGTCATGCGAAAGGGCGAGTGGGCCTGA
- a CDS encoding MBL fold metallo-hydrolase, which yields MTDMTSTLTILEPYPGLYAYYDGRIAGVRLFSEGPNWLDDGAYELGVASYAIVGGEQALVYDTHISLAHARAIRNHLESLGVTSIRVVLSHWHKDHVAGNAVFADCEIIALRLTAEKLEENRERIETATPPIHPLVMPNRLFAETLALTVGERRVELHHFAIHSADGNVIWLPEERLLLAGDTLEDTTTFISEADQTATHIAELRRLRQWPIARILPAHGDRERIATGGYGPDLIDANRGYIERLMGAISAGTVVGTLEEFAAEEIASGAIRYFAPYEAVHRSNIERMRAVLRTD from the coding sequence ATGACGGACATGACCTCGACCTTGACGATCCTGGAGCCCTACCCCGGTCTCTACGCCTATTACGACGGGCGCATCGCCGGGGTGCGGCTCTTTTCGGAGGGTCCGAACTGGCTCGACGACGGCGCTTATGAACTGGGCGTCGCCTCGTATGCGATCGTCGGCGGCGAGCAAGCGCTGGTCTATGATACCCATATCTCGCTCGCCCATGCCCGGGCGATCCGAAATCACCTCGAGAGCCTCGGTGTCACTTCGATCCGCGTCGTGCTCAGCCACTGGCACAAGGACCATGTGGCCGGAAACGCCGTCTTCGCCGACTGCGAGATCATCGCGCTCAGGCTGACGGCAGAGAAGCTTGAAGAAAATCGCGAACGGATCGAGACGGCGACGCCGCCGATCCATCCCCTCGTCATGCCGAACCGGCTGTTTGCGGAGACGCTTGCGCTGACCGTCGGGGAACGTCGCGTCGAGTTGCATCACTTCGCCATCCACAGCGCCGACGGCAATGTCATCTGGCTGCCTGAGGAAAGGCTGCTGCTGGCCGGCGATACGCTCGAGGATACGACAACCTTCATCAGCGAGGCCGACCAGACGGCGACGCACATCGCGGAGCTCAGGCGTCTGCGGCAATGGCCGATTGCTCGAATCCTGCCGGCCCATGGCGACCGCGAGCGCATCGCCACCGGCGGCTATGGGCCGGACCTGATCGATGCCAATCGCGGCTATATCGAAAGACTGATGGGCGCCATTTCGGCCGGGACGGTAGTCGGCACGCTCGAGGAATTCGCGGCCGAAGAGATCGCCTCCGGCGCGATCCGCTATTTCGCACCTTACGAGGCGGTGCACCGGAGCAACATCGAGCGAATGCGGGCCGTTCTCCGGACGGATTGA
- a CDS encoding glutathione S-transferase family protein produces MLTLVSHHLCPYVQRASIALDEKGVRFERTYIDLKAKPDWFLKISPLGKVPLLQVPQQGGETVLFESSVIAEYVEESQAGPKLHPEDALERARHRGWMEFGSSILSDLWGFETASDRETYEQKRKTLAGKFATVEAALGDGPYFAGTRFSLVDAVFAPIFRYFDLFDTLADHGIFDGLDRIRAWRAALADRPSVKTAVTADYGERLMTFLREQDAYLLRARQG; encoded by the coding sequence ATGCTTACCCTCGTCAGCCACCATCTCTGCCCATATGTGCAGCGCGCCTCGATCGCGCTCGACGAAAAAGGCGTTCGCTTCGAGCGGACCTACATTGACCTCAAGGCCAAGCCCGACTGGTTCCTGAAGATCTCGCCGCTCGGCAAGGTGCCTCTGCTGCAGGTGCCGCAGCAAGGCGGTGAAACGGTGCTGTTCGAAAGCTCCGTCATCGCCGAATATGTCGAGGAAAGCCAAGCTGGACCGAAGCTTCACCCTGAAGATGCGCTGGAGCGCGCCCGGCATCGCGGATGGATGGAGTTCGGCTCGTCGATCCTCTCGGATCTCTGGGGCTTCGAGACCGCCAGTGACCGGGAAACCTACGAACAGAAGCGCAAGACACTGGCCGGAAAATTCGCGACTGTCGAAGCGGCGCTCGGCGACGGCCCCTATTTCGCCGGCACACGATTTTCGCTCGTCGATGCGGTCTTCGCGCCGATCTTCCGCTACTTCGACCTCTTCGACACGCTCGCCGATCACGGCATCTTCGACGGGCTCGATCGTATCCGTGCCTGGCGTGCAGCACTGGCGGACCGGCCGAGCGTCAAGACGGCGGTGACGGCGGATTACGGCGAGCGGCTGATGACTTTTCTGCGGGAGCAAGATGCCTATCTGCTGCGCGCCCGTCAGGGATAG
- a CDS encoding MarR family winged helix-turn-helix transcriptional regulator: protein MSEETKNDGKRPGPETTEAWIGLMRARERVLARIEADFKAASLPPLGWYDVLWELVQAEHGRLRPFEIEARTLLAQYNLSRLIDRLMKEGLVRRETFDADGRGQWVVITEAGRAMRARMWQTYGPSIEAHVGARLTEAEARQLAALLAKLK from the coding sequence ATGAGCGAAGAGACAAAAAATGATGGAAAGCGTCCCGGACCGGAAACGACCGAGGCCTGGATCGGGCTGATGCGGGCGCGCGAGCGCGTGCTTGCGCGGATCGAAGCCGATTTCAAGGCAGCCAGCTTGCCGCCGCTTGGCTGGTACGACGTGTTGTGGGAGCTGGTTCAGGCGGAGCATGGACGGCTGCGTCCCTTCGAGATCGAGGCGCGCACGCTGCTCGCCCAGTACAATCTCTCCCGGCTGATCGATCGTCTGATGAAGGAGGGCCTTGTCCGCCGCGAAACCTTCGACGCGGATGGTCGCGGCCAATGGGTTGTCATTACCGAGGCCGGCCGGGCGATGCGCGCGCGCATGTGGCAGACCTATGGCCCCTCGATCGAGGCCCATGTCGGCGCCAGACTGACTGAAGCGGAGGCGCGGCAACTGGCGGCGCTGCTGGCGAAGCTCAAGTAG
- a CDS encoding dual specificity protein phosphatase family protein, which yields MASARFLRAKRLLKRLAVGTAALVSAMVLYLVGLQWTGNFHTLVAGEVYRSAQPTPEAIATYSKAYGIRTIINLRGERPDESWYRDEVAAAERNGIRLINFPMSASAEIDRKETDALIAILKDAPKPLLIHCKAGADRTGLVSTIYLQQIAGVDEETAEWQLSPLYGHVAIPYLSGTFAMDETWEALEKSFGLSS from the coding sequence ATGGCATCTGCAAGGTTTCTGCGCGCGAAGCGTCTTCTAAAACGCCTCGCCGTCGGCACGGCTGCGCTCGTCTCGGCCATGGTTCTCTATCTCGTTGGCCTGCAATGGACCGGCAACTTCCACACGCTCGTCGCCGGTGAGGTCTACCGCTCGGCACAGCCGACGCCGGAGGCGATCGCCACCTATTCCAAGGCCTACGGCATCCGAACCATTATCAACCTGCGCGGCGAGAGGCCGGACGAAAGCTGGTATCGCGACGAGGTTGCCGCCGCCGAGCGCAACGGTATCCGGCTCATCAACTTCCCCATGTCCGCCTCGGCGGAGATCGACCGCAAGGAAACCGACGCGCTGATCGCGATCCTCAAGGACGCACCGAAGCCGCTGTTGATCCACTGCAAGGCCGGCGCCGACCGCACCGGGCTGGTCTCGACGATCTACCTGCAGCAGATCGCCGGCGTCGACGAGGAGACGGCCGAGTGGCAGCTGTCGCCGCTCTACGGCCATGTGGCCATTCCCTATCTGTCCGGCACCTTTGCCATGGACGAGACCTGGGAAGCCCTGGAAAAATCCTTCGGCCTCAGCAGCTAG
- the ybaK gene encoding Cys-tRNA(Pro) deacylase codes for MSKTTRATQTLSKAGVAFSVHTYDYDPNAERVGLQAAEALGEDPSRVLKTLMAEVDGKPVCCVVPSDREVSMKKLAAAFGGKSAAMMKPADAERLTGYHVGGISPFGQKKLVPTAIEEAALAEAQVYINGGQRGLQVRLAPRDAQAALKAIAAPLIA; via the coding sequence ATGTCGAAGACCACGCGTGCCACGCAGACGCTTTCGAAGGCCGGCGTCGCTTTCAGCGTGCATACCTATGACTACGACCCCAATGCCGAACGCGTCGGCCTGCAGGCGGCGGAAGCGCTCGGGGAGGATCCGAGCCGGGTGCTGAAGACACTGATGGCGGAGGTCGACGGCAAGCCGGTCTGCTGCGTCGTGCCCTCCGATCGCGAAGTGAGCATGAAGAAACTGGCCGCCGCCTTCGGCGGCAAATCGGCCGCCATGATGAAGCCGGCGGATGCCGAGCGGCTGACCGGCTACCACGTCGGCGGCATCAGCCCGTTCGGCCAGAAAAAGCTGGTGCCGACGGCCATCGAGGAGGCAGCGCTTGCCGAGGCGCAGGTCTATATCAATGGCGGTCAGCGGGGGCTGCAAGTGCGGCTGGCGCCGCGCGATGCGCAGGCTGCGCTGAAGGCGATCGCAGCGCCGCTGATCGCCTGA